The following are from one region of the Mesorhizobium sp. B2-8-5 genome:
- a CDS encoding methyltetrahydrofolate cobalamin methyltransferase codes for MTRTIVASATREIVIGFDQPFCVIGERINPTGRKKLAAEMVAGNFETVIKDALEQAACGATMLDVNAGVTAVDPNATEPALLVQTLEIVQGLVDLPLSIDSSVTAAIEAALKVAKGRPLVNSVTGEEEKLEAILPLIKKYNVPVVAISNDETGISMDPDVRFAVAKKIVQRCADFGIPAHDVVVDPLVMPIGALGDAGRQVFALLRRLREELKVNTTCGLSNISFGLPHRHGINAAFIPMVIGAGMTSAIMNPVRPQEMEAVRGANVLNGTDENCTNWIRTYKDYKPVEGGQAVAAPTAVNAPGEGSGNGGRRRGGREARMARG; via the coding sequence ATGACCCGCACCATCGTCGCCTCGGCGACCCGAGAAATCGTCATCGGCTTCGATCAGCCCTTCTGCGTGATCGGCGAACGCATCAACCCGACCGGCCGCAAGAAGCTCGCCGCCGAAATGGTGGCTGGCAACTTCGAGACCGTCATCAAGGACGCGCTGGAGCAGGCCGCCTGCGGCGCCACCATGCTCGACGTCAATGCCGGCGTCACCGCCGTCGACCCCAATGCGACCGAGCCGGCGCTTCTGGTGCAGACGCTGGAGATCGTGCAGGGCCTGGTCGACCTGCCGCTGTCGATCGATAGCTCGGTGACCGCCGCGATCGAGGCCGCGCTGAAGGTCGCCAAGGGCCGCCCGCTGGTCAACTCCGTCACCGGCGAGGAAGAAAAGCTCGAGGCTATCCTGCCGCTGATCAAGAAATACAACGTCCCGGTCGTCGCCATCTCCAACGACGAGACCGGCATCTCGATGGACCCGGACGTCCGCTTCGCCGTCGCCAAGAAGATCGTCCAGCGCTGCGCCGATTTCGGCATTCCCGCCCATGACGTCGTCGTCGACCCGTTGGTGATGCCGATCGGCGCGCTGGGCGATGCCGGACGCCAGGTGTTCGCGCTGCTGCGCCGGCTGCGCGAAGAGCTCAAGGTCAATACCACTTGCGGCCTCTCCAACATCTCCTTCGGCCTGCCGCACCGCCACGGCATCAACGCCGCCTTCATCCCGATGGTGATCGGCGCCGGCATGACCTCGGCAATCATGAACCCGGTCCGTCCGCAGGAAATGGAAGCCGTGCGCGGCGCCAATGTGCTCAACGGCACCGACGAGAACTGCACCAACTGGATCCGCACCTACAAGGATTATAAGCCGGTCGAAGGCGGTCAAGCCGTTGCGGCTCCAACGGCCGTCAATGCGCCGGGCGAAGGCAGCGGCAATGGCGGCCGTCGCCGCGGCGGCCGTGAAGCCCGCATGGCCAGGGGATAA
- a CDS encoding methylenetetrahydrofolate reductase, with product MTARQVDENPAGIHLPLEPLPGHTSRGRLERVLRRGEFAVTTELNPPDSADPEDVYNRAKIFDGWVDAINAVDASGANCHMSSVGICALLTRMGYAPIMQIACRDKNRIAIQGDVLGGAAMGVANMLCLTGDGVQAGDQPGAKPVFDLDSMSLLETIRIMRDNGKFLSGRKLTTPPQVFLGAAVNPFAPPYDFRPIHLGKKIAAGAQFAQTQYCFDVPMFRTFMQKARDLGHTEKLFLLCGVGPLASAKTAKWIRSNVPGIHIPDAVIKRLEGAQDQKKEGKQLCIDIINEVKEIPGVAGIHVMAYRQEEYVAEIVDESGVLKGRQPWKRERRRDDQLVADRLDHLLHDEITETQVDMVKTAH from the coding sequence ATGACCGCCCGCCAGGTCGACGAGAACCCGGCCGGCATCCACCTGCCGCTTGAGCCCCTGCCGGGCCACACGTCGCGCGGCCGGCTGGAGCGCGTGCTGCGCCGCGGTGAGTTTGCTGTAACGACCGAGCTCAATCCGCCCGACAGCGCCGATCCGGAAGACGTCTACAACCGCGCCAAGATTTTTGATGGCTGGGTCGATGCCATCAATGCCGTCGATGCCTCGGGCGCCAACTGTCACATGTCGTCGGTCGGCATCTGCGCGCTGCTCACCCGCATGGGCTATGCGCCGATCATGCAGATCGCCTGCCGCGACAAGAACCGCATCGCCATCCAGGGCGACGTGCTGGGCGGCGCGGCCATGGGCGTCGCCAACATGTTGTGCCTCACCGGCGACGGCGTGCAGGCCGGCGACCAGCCCGGCGCCAAGCCGGTGTTCGACCTCGATTCCATGTCGCTGCTCGAAACCATCCGCATCATGCGCGACAATGGCAAGTTCCTGTCCGGCCGCAAGCTGACGACGCCGCCGCAGGTTTTCCTCGGTGCAGCCGTCAACCCCTTCGCGCCGCCCTACGACTTCCGCCCGATCCATCTCGGCAAGAAGATCGCCGCCGGCGCGCAGTTCGCGCAGACGCAGTACTGCTTCGACGTGCCGATGTTCAGAACCTTCATGCAGAAGGCGCGCGACCTCGGCCACACTGAAAAGCTCTTCCTGCTTTGCGGCGTCGGACCGCTCGCTTCCGCCAAGACGGCGAAGTGGATCCGCTCCAACGTGCCGGGCATCCACATCCCCGACGCGGTGATCAAGCGGCTGGAAGGCGCGCAGGACCAGAAGAAGGAAGGCAAGCAGCTCTGCATCGACATCATCAACGAGGTGAAGGAAATCCCCGGCGTCGCCGGCATCCATGTGATGGCCTACCGCCAGGAGGAATATGTCGCCGAGATCGTCGATGAATCCGGCGTGCTGAAAGGCCGCCAGCCCTGGAAGCGGGAGCGCCGGCGCGACGACCAACTGGTCGCCGACCGACTCGACCACCTGCTGCACGACGAGATTACCGAAACCCAGGTGGATATGGTGAAGACCGCGCATTGA
- a CDS encoding methylenetetrahydrofolate reductase C-terminal domain-containing protein, protein MSDTTPVKEGPAVTQATLVKKAAPKSDYKPADVSPQRRVQRTFAVRLWSIRHSRLLEWFYSRFADIFLLLHPLWKGIGYGRVEAPVKFIEKRVKGFMFDCRMCGQCVLSSTGMSCPMNCPKQLRNGPCGGVRANGNCEVEPDMPCVWVKAWEGSRNMVHGDNILTVQKPVDQSLRETSAWLRVTAQAAAARETTQNPGASA, encoded by the coding sequence ATGTCTGACACAACTCCTGTCAAGGAAGGGCCGGCGGTTACCCAGGCCACCTTGGTCAAGAAGGCAGCGCCGAAATCCGACTACAAGCCTGCCGACGTGTCGCCGCAGCGGCGCGTCCAGCGCACTTTCGCCGTGCGCCTGTGGTCCATCCGGCATTCGCGATTGCTCGAATGGTTCTACAGCCGGTTCGCCGACATTTTCCTGCTCTTGCATCCTTTGTGGAAGGGCATCGGCTACGGCCGCGTCGAAGCCCCGGTGAAATTCATCGAGAAGCGGGTCAAGGGCTTCATGTTCGACTGCCGCATGTGCGGCCAGTGCGTGCTCTCCTCCACCGGCATGTCGTGCCCGATGAATTGCCCCAAGCAGCTGCGCAATGGCCCTTGCGGCGGCGTGCGCGCCAACGGCAATTGCGAGGTCGAGCCGGACATGCCTTGCGTCTGGGTCAAGGCCTGGGAAGGCTCGCGCAACATGGTGCATGGCGACAATATCCTCACCGTGCAGAAGCCGGTCGATCAGTCGCTGCGCGAAACCTCGGCGTGGCTGCGGGTGACCGCGCAGGCCGCCGCCGCGCGTGAAACGACCCAGAACCCCGGAGCTTCGGCATGA
- a CDS encoding virulence factor, with the protein MADLIVVYWRDIPAQVIVKKGRQNAKRELPLRFTEAIDMCAMRTGAGGTDDYLAEWRKADPIPVGDDIEAEVEKAYQELDAKYDRERLVALVKAGGKENV; encoded by the coding sequence ATGGCCGATCTGATCGTCGTCTACTGGCGCGACATCCCCGCCCAGGTCATCGTCAAGAAGGGCCGGCAGAACGCCAAGCGCGAGCTGCCGCTGCGCTTCACCGAGGCGATCGACATGTGCGCCATGCGCACCGGCGCCGGCGGCACCGACGACTATCTGGCGGAATGGCGCAAGGCCGACCCGATCCCGGTCGGCGACGACATCGAGGCCGAGGTCGAGAAGGCCTATCAGGAACTCGACGCGAAATATGACCGAGAGCGGCTAGTCGCTCTGGTCAAGGCTGGCGGGAAAGAAAATGTCTGA
- a CDS encoding GNAT family N-acetyltransferase, producing MGEIGAEKAAWFAKARSVTARMAGLTSPRPLAVDDNRDAFDCGRESLNNWLRRHAWRNQQDGASRTSVICDLASGAIAAYVALSAGQIERAYLPKSAQRNRPDPIPIVLLGQLAVDIRFQGRGCGRSLLLFAFRTAVRFSTEIGCFGVLAHPLDESVRNFYRGFDFVDLPFDPKRSMIVRIADLRESGFGYE from the coding sequence TTGGGCGAAATCGGCGCCGAAAAAGCTGCCTGGTTTGCAAAGGCTCGCAGCGTCACGGCCCGTATGGCAGGACTGACCTCGCCTCGACCGCTTGCGGTTGACGACAACAGAGATGCTTTCGACTGCGGCCGCGAGTCGCTCAACAATTGGCTTCGTCGCCATGCCTGGCGCAACCAGCAGGACGGGGCATCGCGCACCAGCGTCATCTGCGATTTGGCGAGCGGCGCGATTGCTGCCTATGTTGCGCTGAGCGCCGGCCAGATCGAGCGGGCCTATCTGCCGAAGTCGGCACAGCGTAATCGCCCCGATCCCATTCCGATTGTGTTGCTCGGCCAGCTGGCCGTGGATATCCGCTTTCAAGGTCGCGGATGCGGACGCTCACTGCTCCTCTTCGCATTTAGGACCGCGGTTCGGTTTTCCACTGAGATCGGCTGTTTTGGCGTCCTTGCCCACCCACTTGATGAGTCCGTGAGAAACTTCTACCGCGGCTTCGATTTCGTAGACCTGCCATTCGATCCGAAACGAAGCATGATCGTGCGTATCGCCGACTTAAGGGAAAGCGGCTTCGGCTACGAATAA
- a CDS encoding DUF1778 domain-containing protein: MSNMAPLSVRVTLDEREILEAAASQANTNLSDFIRRKAVEAAEMEVLDGRIVTIPAADWERFEAWAKSAPKKLPGLQRLAASRPVWQD, encoded by the coding sequence ATGTCGAACATGGCTCCTCTTAGCGTCCGCGTCACTCTGGACGAACGCGAAATACTCGAAGCCGCCGCAAGTCAGGCTAACACCAATCTTAGCGACTTCATCCGCCGTAAGGCTGTTGAAGCTGCCGAAATGGAGGTGTTGGATGGACGTATCGTGACGATCCCCGCAGCCGACTGGGAGCGGTTTGAGGCTTGGGCGAAATCGGCGCCGAAAAAGCTGCCTGGTTTGCAAAGGCTCGCAGCGTCACGGCCCGTATGGCAGGACTGA
- a CDS encoding formyl transferase, protein MTASESITRPIVVVTEGGPHIWAIVNALADRVGPVSVILESPESKKRLLMGRARRQGWISAIGQLGTMVLTRLGKRFLARHAARLIAEEKLATEPRQGQAIIHVPSANGPECLKGIVSIDPGVVLLAGCRLLSKDTLAKMPCPVLNYHAGIAPKYRGMNGGYWALASGDQGNFGTTVHLVDAGVDTGGVLKQARGKPRTGDTIASYALRQAAFSRDVCVEAVGNALAGRLETIDPGLPSKQWYHPTIWFYLWTGLTKRVW, encoded by the coding sequence ATGACAGCGTCGGAATCGATTACGCGACCGATTGTGGTCGTCACCGAAGGTGGCCCGCATATCTGGGCCATCGTCAATGCGCTTGCCGATCGCGTCGGCCCTGTCAGCGTCATCCTCGAATCCCCTGAATCCAAAAAGCGCCTGCTCATGGGCCGCGCCCGGCGCCAGGGCTGGATCTCGGCCATCGGCCAGCTCGGCACCATGGTACTGACCAGGCTCGGCAAGCGCTTCCTGGCCCGTCATGCCGCGCGACTGATCGCCGAGGAGAAGCTCGCAACCGAGCCGAGGCAAGGCCAGGCGATCATCCATGTCCCTTCAGCCAACGGGCCGGAATGCCTGAAGGGGATCGTGAGCATCGATCCTGGCGTTGTGCTGCTTGCCGGCTGTAGGCTGCTGTCGAAGGATACGCTGGCCAAGATGCCTTGCCCAGTGCTCAACTATCACGCCGGCATCGCGCCAAAATATCGCGGCATGAATGGCGGCTACTGGGCGCTGGCCTCCGGCGATCAAGGGAATTTCGGCACCACAGTGCATCTGGTCGATGCCGGCGTCGACACCGGCGGTGTGCTGAAGCAGGCGCGCGGCAAGCCCAGGACCGGCGATACGATCGCCAGCTACGCGCTGCGGCAGGCAGCATTTTCGCGCGATGTCTGCGTCGAGGCGGTCGGCAATGCGCTGGCCGGCAGACTGGAAACGATCGATCCTGGCCTGCCGTCGAAACAGTGGTACCACCCGACGATCTGGTTCTACCTCTGGACCGGCCTGACCAAGCGCGTCTGGTAA
- a CDS encoding DUF4893 domain-containing protein, translated as MMPRLLLAALGLVALTLPALADGEVQKLITAADKARLDKYGETRKAALEEAKAGDPAEVKQLDELLAKPLVAFSDKDLTGNWKCRTIKAGGISPLVIYGWFKCKVTDDGSGWRLAKISGSQRTAGRFFDDGDKRAIYLGSFSVNDDKAKPYGSGPESDQVGYAFRNSATEWRIEFPAPYYESKLDIMELKR; from the coding sequence ATGATGCCTCGCCTGCTCCTTGCCGCCCTCGGTCTCGTCGCCCTCACTTTGCCGGCCCTTGCCGATGGCGAAGTGCAGAAGCTGATCACGGCTGCCGACAAGGCGCGATTGGACAAGTATGGCGAGACGCGCAAGGCGGCCCTCGAAGAGGCAAAGGCCGGCGATCCGGCCGAGGTCAAGCAGTTGGATGAACTGCTCGCCAAACCACTTGTCGCCTTCTCCGACAAGGATCTCACCGGCAACTGGAAGTGCCGCACCATCAAGGCGGGCGGCATCAGCCCGCTCGTCATCTATGGCTGGTTCAAGTGCAAGGTGACCGACGACGGCTCCGGCTGGCGGCTTGCGAAGATCAGCGGCTCGCAGCGCACCGCCGGCCGTTTCTTCGACGATGGCGACAAGCGCGCCATCTATCTCGGCTCGTTCTCGGTCAATGACGACAAGGCCAAGCCCTATGGCAGCGGCCCCGAAAGCGACCAGGTGGGCTATGCCTTCCGCAACAGCGCCACCGAATGGCGGATCGAATTCCCCGCGCCCTATTACGAATCGAAGCTCGACATCATGGAATTGAAGCGCTGA
- a CDS encoding NAD-dependent epimerase/dehydratase family protein: MRILLTGSSGWLGSALGPRLEALGHHVVGLDPVPSARTQVVGSIADRDLVLKTVRENSIEAIIHSGALHKPNIEHHENSAFVATNVQGTLNLLDAAVACGVQRFLFTSTTSLMISQAIRAGFRGGARKAAWLTEEMSPEPRNIYGVTKLSAEHLCRLYHIEHGLPVVVLRTARFFPEADDMAHAIEQSDANTKANELLFRRLTVEDAAEAHVAALEKAPSLGFDVFIISAPTPFRPQDCVELIADAPTVVARYFPDYSRLYARKGWTMFSSIDRVYDPSRARERLGFVCRTSFADVLRALEAEA; the protein is encoded by the coding sequence ATGCGGATCTTGCTCACGGGATCGTCCGGCTGGCTGGGCAGCGCGCTCGGGCCGAGGCTCGAAGCGCTCGGCCATCACGTCGTCGGACTTGATCCGGTTCCCTCGGCGCGCACCCAAGTCGTCGGCTCGATCGCGGATCGCGATCTTGTCCTGAAGACTGTCCGCGAGAACAGCATCGAGGCCATTATTCACAGTGGGGCGCTGCACAAGCCGAACATCGAGCATCATGAGAATAGCGCCTTCGTCGCCACGAATGTGCAAGGCACGCTCAACCTGCTCGACGCGGCCGTGGCCTGCGGCGTGCAGCGCTTCCTCTTCACCTCGACGACCTCGCTGATGATCTCGCAGGCGATCCGCGCCGGTTTCCGGGGTGGCGCGCGCAAGGCGGCCTGGCTGACCGAGGAGATGTCGCCGGAGCCACGCAACATCTATGGCGTGACGAAGCTTTCCGCCGAGCATCTCTGTCGCCTCTACCACATCGAGCATGGGCTGCCGGTGGTGGTGCTGCGCACCGCGCGCTTCTTTCCCGAGGCGGACGACATGGCACATGCCATCGAACAGTCCGATGCCAACACCAAGGCCAACGAATTGCTGTTCCGGCGGCTGACGGTGGAGGACGCGGCCGAGGCCCATGTGGCGGCCCTGGAGAAAGCGCCGAGCCTTGGCTTCGACGTCTTCATCATCTCGGCGCCGACGCCGTTCCGGCCGCAGGATTGCGTCGAGTTGATCGCCGACGCGCCGACGGTCGTCGCGCGCTATTTCCCGGACTATTCGAGGCTCTATGCGAGGAAGGGCTGGACGATGTTCTCCTCGATCGACCGCGTCTACGATCCGTCGCGGGCGCGAGAGCGACTGGGCTTTGTGTGCAGAACGAGTTTTGCCGATGTGTTGAGGGCGCTGGAAGCGGAGGCGTGA
- a CDS encoding DUF1638 domain-containing protein: MVKTQKTKSNQMDRLLVIACGMIAREVLAVKQQLKLDHLELTCLPAEFHFYPDRIAPAMDKAIEKAKTEGYSRIFVGYADCGTGGLLDRVIEKHGVERMAGPHCFAFYQGMDAYAKIADDDMMSFYMTDFLCRQFEAFFIKPLGLDRHPELIKDYFGNYEKLIYLAQTDDPELDKVAEKAAVMLGLAYERRPTGYGDLTSELARAAQGA, encoded by the coding sequence TTGGTCAAGACGCAAAAAACGAAATCGAATCAAATGGACAGGCTGCTCGTCATCGCCTGCGGGATGATTGCGCGCGAAGTTTTGGCCGTCAAGCAACAGCTAAAGCTCGACCATCTCGAGCTGACCTGCCTGCCGGCCGAGTTCCATTTCTATCCGGACCGCATCGCTCCGGCGATGGACAAGGCGATCGAGAAGGCCAAGACGGAAGGCTACAGCCGTATTTTCGTCGGCTATGCCGATTGCGGCACCGGCGGCCTGCTCGACCGCGTCATCGAGAAGCATGGCGTCGAGCGCATGGCCGGGCCGCATTGCTTTGCCTTCTACCAGGGCATGGATGCCTACGCGAAGATCGCCGACGACGACATGATGTCGTTTTATATGACCGACTTCCTCTGCCGCCAGTTCGAGGCTTTCTTCATCAAGCCGCTCGGCCTCGACAGGCATCCCGAACTGATCAAGGACTATTTCGGTAATTACGAGAAGCTGATCTATCTCGCCCAGACCGACGATCCCGAGCTCGACAAGGTCGCCGAGAAAGCCGCCGTCATGCTCGGCCTCGCCTATGAGCGCCGGCCGACGGGATATGGCGATTTGACAAGCGAACTGGCGCGGGCGGCACAGGGGGCCTGA
- a CDS encoding entericidin A/B family lipoprotein, which yields MKLLRIAPIAILACALALTACANTIRGVGKDVKSTARAVKDTVN from the coding sequence ATGAAACTGCTACGCATCGCGCCGATCGCCATCCTGGCCTGCGCGCTTGCCCTCACGGCCTGCGCGAACACCATCCGGGGCGTCGGCAAGGACGTCAAATCGACGGCAAGGGCGGTCAAAGACACTGTCAACTGA
- a CDS encoding corrinoid protein has product MSDDEIILSELSDDELVQQMHDDLYDGLKEEIEEGTRILLERGWAPYKVLTEALVEGMRIVGEDFRDGILFVPEVLLSANAMKAGMFILRPLLAATGAPKQGKMVIGTVKGDIHDIGKNLVGMMMEGAGFDVIDLGINNAVEKYLDAIEQHQPDIIGMSALLTTTMPYMKVVIDTMKEKGIRDDYVVLVGGAPLNEEFGKAVGADAYCRDAAVAVETAKDYMKRKHNVRASA; this is encoded by the coding sequence ATGTCCGACGACGAGATCATCCTTTCCGAGCTTTCCGACGACGAGCTCGTGCAGCAGATGCACGACGATCTTTATGATGGGCTGAAGGAAGAGATCGAGGAAGGCACGCGAATCCTGCTCGAGCGCGGCTGGGCGCCCTACAAGGTGCTGACCGAGGCACTGGTCGAAGGCATGCGTATCGTAGGCGAGGATTTCCGCGACGGCATCCTGTTCGTGCCGGAAGTGCTGCTCTCGGCCAACGCTATGAAGGCCGGCATGTTCATCCTGCGTCCGCTGCTCGCCGCCACCGGCGCGCCGAAACAGGGCAAGATGGTGATCGGCACCGTCAAGGGCGACATCCACGACATCGGCAAGAACCTCGTCGGCATGATGATGGAGGGTGCCGGCTTCGATGTCATCGATCTCGGCATCAACAACGCCGTCGAGAAATACCTGGACGCGATCGAGCAGCACCAGCCCGACATCATCGGCATGTCGGCCCTGCTCACCACCACCATGCCCTATATGAAGGTCGTCATCGATACGATGAAGGAAAAGGGTATCCGCGACGATTATGTCGTGCTGGTCGGCGGGGCGCCGCTCAATGAGGAATTCGGCAAGGCCGTCGGCGCCGACGCCTATTGCCGCGATGCCGCGGTGGCCGTCGAGACCGCCAAGGACTACATGAAGCGCAAGCACAACGTTCGCGCTTCCGCCTGA
- a CDS encoding trimethylamine methyltransferase family protein, which produces MSDNAAVEQEASGGRRGRGASGGAAARRAARSGGGPGTQLTYIKRKINVYEVLNEEGLALIEKNTDTVLEEIGIIFRDDAEALALWKEAGADVKGERVHFPKGLCRSLLKTAPSIYTQHARNPERSVQIGGNATVFAPVYGPPFVRDLDGNRRYATIEDFQNFVKLAYMAPSIHHSGGTVCEPVDVPVNKRHLDMIYAHIRYSDKPFMGSVTAPERAEDTVAMAKLVFGDDFVENNTVLTSLINANSPMVFDETMLGALKVYSRHNQACIVTPFILAGAMSPVTVAGTLTQVLAEVLAGASFTQLIRPGAPVLFGTFASSISMQSGAPTFGTPEPSLVSYGAAQLARRLGLPFRTGGSLCASKVPDAQAAYESANTLNSTILAGTNFVLHSAGWLEGGLASCYEKFMMDIDQLGMQQKFAEGVDLSENGQAMDAIRQVGPGSHYLGCDHTQANFQTAFYRSNIADNNSYEQWLAEGEKTAPQRANELARRWLESYEAPHLDPAIDEALKDFIAKKKGSMADAFT; this is translated from the coding sequence ATGAGCGATAACGCGGCAGTCGAGCAGGAAGCGTCGGGCGGACGGCGCGGACGCGGCGCCAGCGGCGGCGCGGCGGCACGCCGGGCTGCCCGTTCGGGCGGCGGTCCGGGCACGCAGCTCACCTACATCAAGCGCAAGATCAACGTCTACGAGGTCCTCAACGAGGAAGGCCTGGCGTTGATCGAGAAGAACACCGACACGGTGCTGGAAGAAATCGGCATCATCTTTCGCGACGACGCCGAAGCGCTGGCGCTGTGGAAAGAAGCGGGCGCCGACGTCAAGGGCGAGCGCGTGCACTTCCCCAAGGGCCTCTGCCGCTCGCTGCTGAAGACCGCGCCTTCGATCTACACCCAGCATGCGCGCAACCCGGAGCGCTCGGTGCAGATCGGCGGCAACGCGACGGTGTTCGCGCCGGTCTACGGCCCGCCTTTCGTGCGCGACCTCGACGGCAACCGCCGTTACGCGACCATCGAGGATTTCCAGAATTTCGTGAAGCTCGCCTATATGGCGCCATCGATCCACCATTCGGGGGGCACGGTGTGCGAGCCGGTCGACGTGCCGGTCAACAAGCGCCATCTCGACATGATCTACGCGCACATCCGTTACTCGGACAAACCGTTCATGGGCTCGGTGACGGCGCCGGAGCGGGCCGAGGACACGGTGGCGATGGCCAAGCTCGTGTTCGGCGACGACTTCGTCGAGAACAACACGGTGCTGACAAGCCTGATCAACGCCAACTCGCCGATGGTGTTCGACGAGACCATGCTCGGCGCCCTGAAAGTCTATTCGCGCCACAACCAGGCCTGCATCGTCACGCCCTTCATCCTGGCCGGCGCGATGAGCCCGGTGACGGTTGCCGGCACGCTGACGCAGGTGCTGGCCGAGGTGCTCGCCGGCGCTTCGTTCACCCAGCTGATCAGGCCCGGCGCGCCGGTGCTGTTCGGCACCTTCGCCTCGTCGATCTCGATGCAGTCCGGCGCGCCGACCTTCGGCACGCCGGAGCCGTCTCTGGTGTCCTATGGCGCGGCGCAGCTCGCGCGCCGGCTCGGTTTGCCGTTCCGCACCGGCGGCTCGCTCTGCGCCTCGAAGGTCCCGGACGCGCAGGCAGCCTATGAGAGCGCCAACACGCTCAACTCGACGATCCTTGCCGGCACCAATTTCGTGCTGCATTCGGCCGGCTGGCTCGAGGGCGGTCTCGCCTCCTGCTATGAAAAATTCATGATGGATATCGACCAGCTCGGCATGCAGCAGAAGTTTGCCGAAGGCGTCGACCTGTCGGAAAACGGCCAGGCGATGGACGCGATCCGCCAGGTCGGTCCGGGCAGCCATTATCTCGGCTGCGACCACACGCAGGCGAATTTCCAGACGGCCTTCTACCGCTCCAACATCGCCGACAACAATTCCTACGAGCAGTGGCTGGCCGAAGGCGAGAAGACCGCGCCGCAGCGCGCCAACGAGCTCGCCCGCCGCTGGCTGGAAAGCTACGAGGCGCCGCATCTGGATCCGGCCATCGACGAGGCGCTGAAGGACTTCATCGCCAAGAAGAAGGGCTCGATGGCCGACGCCTTCACCTGA
- a CDS encoding 4Fe-4S dicluster domain-containing protein, with product MIFARDLVGQIATALAADGLILRGGFRFTDGEAAPTGPSGASAKSALLVGQAGAAPWPHFQRWLGQQERDIANPLDTWSRAVIGSVAQGCDARAVSPSDRPYLPFQQWAMRAEGLKPSPLGVLMHPQYGLWHAYRGALLFEDEISLPDPHAAIHLCDTCVAKPCLKSCPVDAYSGQGFAHEACLDHVRGSRGEPCRMGGCLDRNACPYGTSYRYPPEVQAFHMAAFARL from the coding sequence ATGATTTTTGCGCGCGACCTGGTCGGGCAGATCGCGACCGCGCTCGCGGCCGACGGCTTGATCCTCCGTGGCGGCTTCCGTTTCACTGATGGGGAGGCTGCGCCAACCGGTCCATCAGGCGCATCCGCCAAATCTGCGCTGCTCGTCGGGCAGGCGGGCGCGGCGCCATGGCCGCATTTTCAGCGCTGGCTGGGACAGCAGGAGAGGGACATCGCCAATCCGCTCGACACTTGGTCGCGCGCGGTGATCGGCTCGGTCGCGCAAGGCTGCGACGCCCGCGCCGTTTCGCCTTCAGACCGGCCCTATCTGCCGTTCCAGCAATGGGCGATGCGGGCCGAAGGGTTGAAACCGTCGCCGCTCGGCGTTCTGATGCACCCGCAATATGGGCTATGGCATGCCTATCGCGGCGCATTGCTGTTCGAGGACGAGATTTCTCTTCCCGACCCTCATGCAGCGATTCATCTCTGCGACACATGTGTCGCAAAACCCTGCCTGAAATCCTGTCCGGTGGACGCCTATTCCGGGCAGGGCTTTGCCCATGAAGCCTGTCTCGACCATGTTCGCGGCTCCCGCGGCGAGCCCTGCCGGATGGGCGGCTGCCTCGACCGCAACGCCTGCCCCTATGGCACAAGCTATCGCTATCCGCCGGAGGTGCAGGCCTTTCATATGGCGGCCTTCGCGCGGCTCTAG